From a single Gimesia fumaroli genomic region:
- a CDS encoding sialidase family protein, whose translation MKTALSLFVFTLSTVSVLFSADPVSKKQAEIKRMEQIADLALIPPTLNMSPLPEYDYDRLDYGMTIGIERTPGGRLWACWVAGGDSPKAFFVLASSDDDGEHWSHPRLVLDSHSSELPYDRSILVGNLWTDLTGRLWLIFDQSMHMFDGRAGVWATICENPDAETPIWSKPRRIWHGVTLNKPTVLSNGEWMLPISLDQRTGFGPFKGCFKELDPVRGANVFVSKDQGATWERRGAARFPNPDWHEHMIVERKDGSLWMLARTAKGIMQTTSADGGRTWAKPSAPAQIKQPNARFHIRRLASGRLLLIKHGDRIDAHHGRVQLSAWLSEDDGETWKGGLILDERKGISYPDGFQAPDGTLYISYDRNRSTDGEILLARFTEEDVLAMKLVGPKSKLKMLISRPLAK comes from the coding sequence ATGAAAACCGCGCTCAGTCTGTTTGTCTTCACCCTTAGCACTGTTTCGGTCCTTTTTTCGGCGGACCCCGTTTCAAAGAAACAGGCCGAGATTAAACGCATGGAACAGATCGCCGATCTGGCGTTAATTCCTCCCACGTTGAATATGTCGCCACTCCCTGAATACGATTACGATCGGCTCGATTATGGCATGACGATCGGCATTGAGCGGACGCCGGGCGGGCGTCTGTGGGCCTGCTGGGTCGCGGGCGGTGACAGCCCCAAGGCGTTCTTTGTGTTAGCAAGCAGTGATGATGACGGCGAACACTGGTCACATCCGCGGTTGGTTCTTGATTCACATTCGTCGGAACTTCCCTATGACCGAAGCATTCTGGTCGGTAATCTCTGGACCGATCTCACGGGGCGCCTGTGGCTGATTTTTGATCAATCGATGCATATGTTCGACGGACGAGCCGGGGTCTGGGCGACCATTTGTGAGAATCCGGATGCGGAGACGCCGATCTGGTCGAAGCCGCGTCGTATCTGGCATGGCGTGACCTTGAACAAACCGACGGTGCTCTCGAATGGCGAGTGGATGCTGCCGATCTCGCTGGATCAACGTACCGGTTTCGGACCGTTTAAAGGCTGCTTCAAAGAACTTGATCCTGTTCGTGGTGCGAATGTTTTTGTTTCGAAGGATCAGGGCGCAACATGGGAACGTCGCGGTGCGGCGCGTTTCCCGAATCCCGACTGGCATGAGCACATGATCGTCGAACGCAAAGACGGCTCGCTCTGGATGCTGGCCCGCACGGCAAAAGGCATCATGCAGACCACATCGGCGGATGGTGGGCGAACCTGGGCGAAACCGAGCGCGCCCGCGCAGATCAAACAACCCAACGCGCGGTTTCACATCCGGCGGCTTGCTTCGGGGCGGCTACTATTGATTAAACACGGTGATCGCATTGACGCCCATCACGGTCGCGTGCAGCTTAGCGCCTGGCTTTCGGAAGATGATGGTGAGACCTGGAAAGGGGGCTTGATCCTCGACGAACGGAAAGGAATTTCCTATCCCGATGGTTTTCAGGCGCCGGATGGCACGCTCTATATTTCTTATGACCGAAATCGATCAACCGATGGCGAGATCCTGCTGGCGCGGTTTACGGAGGAAGACGTCCTCGCGATGAAACTGGTTGGGCCGAAGTCAAAGCTGAAAATGCTGATCAGCCGCCCGCTGGCAAAATAG
- a CDS encoding metallophosphoesterase, which translates to MRFKTLPLGLLQILFVISTAVGQIQPEPDEQTNPEVTFYVMGDVPYKPVEDAQLPKQMKAIPDDAEFVVHLGDIKGGAAPCDEAVYRKVFGMLRKSKKPVFIIPGDNEWNDCPDPAQAWRLWEQYFMRFDRHWQHTLPVIRQWEREENFSFVKGGVLFVGLNIVGGRVHDAAEWKQRHAADLDWVRRNLHRYGKDVSSLVLLGHAKPVPNHNDFFDPFSKEALRFDKPILYIHGDGHVWIYDRPFAAKNILRVQVDQGGIAPPLKVTVTGDKTNPFQFDRRNGKPAK; encoded by the coding sequence ATGCGATTCAAGACGTTACCGCTGGGCCTGCTGCAGATATTGTTCGTTATTTCAACGGCAGTCGGGCAAATCCAGCCCGAGCCCGATGAGCAGACGAATCCGGAAGTCACGTTTTATGTGATGGGCGACGTCCCCTATAAGCCGGTAGAAGACGCACAACTGCCAAAACAAATGAAAGCGATCCCCGACGATGCCGAGTTTGTGGTTCATCTCGGCGATATCAAAGGAGGCGCGGCACCCTGTGATGAAGCCGTCTATCGCAAGGTGTTTGGGATGCTGCGAAAGTCGAAGAAACCGGTGTTTATCATTCCGGGTGATAACGAATGGAACGACTGCCCCGATCCCGCTCAGGCGTGGAGACTCTGGGAACAGTACTTCATGCGGTTCGATCGTCATTGGCAGCATACGCTCCCGGTCATTCGACAATGGGAACGTGAAGAAAACTTTTCCTTTGTGAAAGGGGGCGTGCTGTTTGTAGGGCTCAACATCGTTGGTGGTCGCGTTCACGATGCGGCAGAATGGAAACAGCGCCATGCAGCAGATCTCGACTGGGTCCGCCGTAATCTGCATCGTTATGGTAAGGATGTCAGTAGTCTGGTACTCTTGGGGCATGCCAAGCCCGTTCCGAACCACAATGATTTTTTTGACCCCTTCAGCAAAGAGGCATTACGATTCGACAAACCGATTCTCTACATTCACGGAGATGGTCATGTCTGGATCTATGATCGCCCGTTTGCCGCCAAAAATATCTTACGCGTCCAAGTCGATCAAGGGGGTATCGCCCCGCCGTTGAAAGTAACCGTGACGGGTGACAAAACCAATCCGTTTCAGTTTGATCGTCGGAACGGAAAGCCAGCGAAATAA
- a CDS encoding FAD-dependent monooxygenase → MSQSQTLPNETPVLIVGAGPTGLTLAVELARRNIECLLVDRNPEPLPFDRATVIHSRSLECFETMGVIDAFLERGLVMRGFNIFANGEKVAQTSFDSLECRHPYDLNLSENKTEEILTERLEQLGGRVSRGWSLEGLEQSGIGVTAFLKSADGIEQAVTADWLVGTDGIRSRVREAIGVEVSGHHYPARWGVIDGQILNWKHESDRAAIQIEAPALNPVPLPGDRWRIYFRAVEDADPSTLLDCINAGLDAISPGSALQEPDEPILYHTFRQLSAHYRSGRVLLAGDAAHACSPIQGHGMNTGIQDSFNLGWKLAHVLSEKGGFGLLDSYEQERRPIAAAVGASGDVVEELRTIPDDPAAVARVKRALCAMLLTASGQQQAARDETGIDFHYRESPLVSGYHAHGETAQQSWMGPLPGDCLPDAGPLMPSTTEETLTLFQLMQTTGHVLLWMAADSTAVPDRMEIESLLQPGDVFYVISTDTKQAALAYWLSDTTGQVHARLGVIDPCLFLIRPDGHVAMRCEPPELSQVAAYYERLKC, encoded by the coding sequence GTGAGTCAAAGTCAAACCTTACCTAACGAGACCCCGGTTTTGATTGTGGGAGCCGGGCCGACCGGACTGACGCTGGCAGTTGAGCTAGCGCGACGTAACATCGAATGTCTGCTCGTCGACCGCAATCCCGAGCCGCTCCCCTTTGATCGGGCGACCGTTATTCACAGTCGTTCGCTGGAATGTTTCGAGACGATGGGCGTAATCGATGCCTTTCTCGAACGCGGTCTGGTCATGCGCGGTTTCAATATATTCGCAAATGGAGAGAAGGTGGCTCAGACCAGTTTTGACAGTCTGGAGTGCCGACATCCTTATGATTTGAATCTTTCCGAAAACAAAACGGAAGAAATACTCACCGAACGTCTGGAGCAACTCGGCGGTCGGGTTTCACGAGGCTGGTCACTGGAAGGGCTGGAACAGTCTGGCATTGGAGTGACCGCGTTTCTGAAATCCGCCGACGGAATCGAACAGGCGGTGACCGCGGATTGGCTCGTCGGTACAGACGGCATTCGCAGTCGGGTGCGCGAAGCGATCGGCGTTGAAGTTTCCGGTCATCACTACCCGGCTCGCTGGGGCGTGATCGATGGGCAGATTCTTAACTGGAAGCATGAGTCCGATCGGGCGGCAATTCAGATTGAAGCTCCCGCTTTGAATCCGGTGCCACTTCCCGGGGATCGCTGGCGGATTTATTTTCGCGCTGTTGAAGATGCGGATCCTTCTACACTGTTAGACTGCATTAATGCGGGACTCGATGCGATCTCTCCCGGTTCTGCGCTGCAGGAACCGGATGAGCCGATCCTCTATCATACGTTTCGTCAGTTGAGCGCCCATTATCGCTCGGGGCGTGTGTTGTTGGCGGGAGATGCAGCACATGCCTGCAGTCCCATCCAGGGACACGGCATGAATACCGGTATTCAGGATTCCTTTAATCTGGGCTGGAAGCTGGCGCACGTTCTTTCCGAGAAGGGGGGCTTTGGTCTGCTTGACAGTTATGAACAGGAACGCCGTCCGATCGCGGCGGCTGTGGGGGCATCAGGCGATGTAGTCGAAGAATTACGCACAATTCCCGACGACCCGGCTGCGGTCGCACGGGTCAAACGCGCCCTTTGCGCCATGCTGCTGACAGCCAGTGGCCAACAACAGGCCGCGCGGGATGAAACAGGAATCGACTTTCATTATCGAGAGAGCCCCCTGGTGAGCGGCTATCACGCCCACGGGGAAACAGCGCAACAATCGTGGATGGGGCCGCTGCCCGGCGATTGTCTGCCGGACGCAGGACCTTTGATGCCGTCGACAACAGAAGAGACTCTGACATTATTTCAATTGATGCAGACCACCGGGCATGTGCTGCTCTGGATGGCCGCTGATTCGACAGCGGTTCCAGATCGAATGGAAATCGAATCTTTGCTGCAGCCGGGCGATGTGTTTTACGTCATTTCAACGGACACGAAACAAGCTGCTCTCGCGTACTGGCTTTCTGATACCACGGGGCAAGTTCACGCACGGCTGGGAGTGATTGATCCCTGTCTGTTTCTGATTCGTCCCGACGGACATGTCGCTATGCGCTGCGAACCGCCCGAGTTATCGCAGGTTGCCGCATATTATGAGCGATTAAAATGTTAA
- a CDS encoding DUF1990 family protein yields the protein MFLFKQPESEQIADFIAAQARLEFTYPDAGATTLPTPPAGYQIDHNRICLGQGKALYELAKQALVDWQHYRFDWLTLHRPDAAPEAGQTVAALAHVLGIWVLNACRVVYVVEEAEPLCRFAFAYGTLPEHAESGEERFQVEWHADDDRVWYDLYAFSRPGQLLSKMAYPYVRIKQKQFARESLQAMQAAVLPNDG from the coding sequence ATGTTCCTTTTCAAACAGCCTGAGTCAGAGCAGATCGCTGACTTCATCGCGGCACAAGCCCGGCTGGAGTTTACGTATCCCGATGCGGGAGCAACCACATTGCCCACACCACCCGCTGGATATCAGATCGATCATAACCGGATTTGTCTGGGACAGGGAAAAGCATTATACGAACTGGCGAAGCAGGCCCTTGTTGACTGGCAGCATTATCGCTTCGACTGGCTGACGCTGCATCGCCCCGATGCCGCTCCTGAGGCGGGGCAGACGGTGGCGGCTCTGGCGCATGTTCTCGGGATCTGGGTGTTGAATGCCTGTCGGGTGGTGTATGTGGTGGAAGAGGCCGAGCCGCTGTGTCGCTTCGCGTTTGCGTATGGCACGCTGCCCGAACATGCCGAGTCGGGCGAAGAACGTTTCCAGGTCGAATGGCATGCAGACGATGATAGGGTCTGGTACGATCTCTATGCATTCTCGCGACCGGGACAGTTACTTTCTAAAATGGCGTATCCCTATGTTCGCATCAAACAGAAACAGTTTGCGCGGGAATCTCTACAAGCGATGCAGGCTGCCGTTCTCCCGAATGATGGTTAA
- a CDS encoding putative signal transducing protein, whose protein sequence is MSNDFVTVATLNTPTEASLVRNQLEAEDIRVFLSDEEAVGMAWYLGTAIGGIKVQVAEEDAERAFAILDEHDPVPITEEDWKTVEGFENGWDEEEDEDESPEQEADEDVPVSNLDQDLDRAYRAAFLGILFLPLQVYSIGVLLTIVLGDHELTPAQQKKINIGFIVDSFLLVVILYFLMPLR, encoded by the coding sequence ATGTCGAATGACTTTGTTACGGTAGCAACGTTGAATACGCCGACGGAAGCCAGCCTGGTGCGTAATCAGTTGGAAGCGGAAGACATTCGCGTTTTTCTCTCGGACGAAGAAGCGGTCGGCATGGCCTGGTATCTGGGAACTGCGATCGGCGGCATCAAGGTACAGGTTGCGGAGGAAGACGCCGAGCGGGCCTTCGCCATTCTGGATGAACACGATCCGGTTCCCATTACCGAAGAAGACTGGAAAACCGTCGAAGGGTTCGAGAACGGCTGGGACGAGGAAGAGGACGAAGACGAGTCTCCGGAACAGGAAGCAGACGAGGATGTACCCGTAAGCAACCTGGATCAGGACCTGGATCGTGCGTATCGCGCCGCCTTTCTGGGCATTCTGTTTCTGCCGTTACAGGTTTATTCGATCGGAGTGCTGCTTACGATTGTCTTAGGCGACCACGAGCTCACACCAGCCCAACAGAAAAAAATCAACATCGGCTTCATTGTGGATTCCTTCCTGTTGGTTGTGATTCTTTATTTTTTAATGCCTCTGCGGTAG
- a CDS encoding family 16 glycoside hydrolase codes for MMFYHRCLLTLACFVSALPVFAGAPDAIPADQYQKQLFEDDFSKPKLGKQWNLYKSSSVVKEGVLQGVELKDGGHAAVHQLRTEPYSDVELTVDLKFAGSPYTNLTFNQHKFKGSHAGHLCRVVISPTKITLRDGKTGVFNNEIFKKRRAKEKLTSEEQAILKRTQAVFPVKLEKDKWYTVTVRIKGDLMQAFIDGKIIGSLRSPGIAHATKDKIGLVTPKQSIHYDNVKVRVP; via the coding sequence ATGATGTTCTATCACCGATGTTTGCTTACTCTGGCCTGTTTTGTGTCCGCCCTTCCGGTTTTTGCTGGTGCCCCCGATGCGATTCCCGCCGATCAATACCAGAAACAGCTTTTCGAGGACGACTTTTCAAAGCCAAAACTGGGCAAGCAATGGAATCTCTACAAGAGTTCATCCGTCGTCAAAGAGGGCGTATTGCAGGGCGTGGAACTCAAAGACGGCGGGCATGCGGCCGTGCACCAGTTGCGGACGGAACCGTACAGCGATGTAGAGTTGACCGTCGATCTCAAGTTCGCCGGCTCGCCTTACACCAACTTGACGTTCAATCAGCACAAATTCAAAGGTTCCCATGCGGGACATCTCTGCCGCGTTGTGATCTCGCCCACAAAAATCACACTCCGCGACGGCAAGACCGGCGTCTTCAACAACGAGATCTTCAAGAAACGTCGAGCCAAGGAAAAACTGACTTCCGAAGAACAGGCGATTCTTAAACGAACGCAGGCCGTCTTTCCGGTCAAGCTCGAAAAAGACAAATGGTACACCGTCACCGTGCGGATCAAAGGTGATCTGATGCAGGCTTTTATCGACGGCAAAATCATCGGCTCGCTCCGTTCTCCCGGCATTGCCCACGCCACCAAAGACAAGATCGGCCTGGTCACGCCGAAGCAGTCGATTCATTATGACAATGTGAAGGTACGCGTGCCTTAA